The Euleptes europaea isolate rEulEur1 chromosome 9, rEulEur1.hap1, whole genome shotgun sequence nucleotide sequence taaaaactcGTTCAGAGGTAAAATGCATCGTCTGTGAATGATGCGGGCAGGAGAATAAGAAAACGCGCGAGTCAGAACGTTGATGCGTGTTTTCTCGTTGGGCAGCGGGAGGTGGGGGGTTCCTAAAGCCCGTGGGATCGTCATTCTCAGATTTGGGAGAAATGAGGGCTTCCGACTATTCTCCCGAAACGCACACAACGAAAAGACCTGACCTCCGACAGAATATTTACGAATGGAATTCAAACGATTACCTAGTGGGATGGATGTATTATTAATATCCACACCACACTTAAGAGGTAAAAAATcctaagggagaaaaaaaaaaaccatcttgTTCGTTTTGAATACGCTGCTGGCCGCTAAGTAGAAGAACTGCCTAGTTGAGTTTCACACAGTGTGAATGAAGCctttccacattttttttaaattttctgctGTATCAAAATAACCTTTGTTTACAcgttttactgggggggggggcacccttcGCGCTGTGGCCAACTAATGCCCCGCGCTTGCACAACTCTCCAGACGctgtttcctttccccaaagcaatAGAATATTTGTTTTCAAACCGAATCGGGAGGCAAGAGTGACCCCTTTAACGGGGACCCCTGGGCCCTTTACgcatggcaggttttgccttggatttgcccctctccagatgcccattttcctcacccagattctcaaaactcaaaaagaagcccccgtgcagttttgagaattcagatgggggaaattgtacatctagagaggggcaaatccaaggccaaaaaaccaaacaaacccatgcataaataaccctGGTTTAGGACAGCAGGACCGGGCGCGCCACGCCGGCCTAATCCCTTTCACCGCTGCGGATCTGCCAAGCAGCCCGGAGCCAGTTAGAGGAGCGGGGAGCAGCGCGCCCTCCTCCAGAAGCCTCCAGCCTGCACCGGCGCTAGGTCTGCCTCGCTGGCCAGGGCCTGCTGCGGGGAAGCAGCCGGCCTCCCCTGGCCTCCAGCGCCTGCAGTCGCACCTTGCTCTTGACTGTCACTGCCAGGGCGCACCAAAAACCCCAccgtgtcctcctcctcctccccccgacCCTCCCGTTTGACTCCCTCCAACTCCAGCGCTCCGCTCTGCTCAGCCGACCCGGCTCCCCGCAGGGGAGAGGGGCGCTCGGGCTCGTTCCCACGTCTGGGTCCTGCCTCCATGCGCCTCCGGCGTCTCTCCCGCCGCcgctcccttcccctctctctctccccccccccccacggcccgGGCGGCGGGGGGCTCGGCGCGCGCGGGCGGCCGGCCCTGCCATTGGCTGGCCGGCTGACAGCTCGGGCGGCGATTGTAGGGCCGCTTGGCTCCGCCCCCCCTTCGGCAGGGCCCGGGGGCCATTCATAAACTACACGCCACTCGTAGCAAGCCCAGAGACCGCCAGACGTCCGCGGGCCGGAGAGGACGGCGGGCGCGGGAGGCTCAGCCGGGCGGCGGCGTCCGGTTCCAGAggcgggagggggaaggaagcggaaagcaggagaggagaggagaggagaggaggggtgggggatcctgGAAGGAGAGACTCACCCGCACGCAACACGCAACCCTAACCCCCGGCTCGAAGTGGGGGGGAAGACGACCGGGACAAAGAGGGCTTGGTACTGCACGCCGACTGACCCGAGAGAAGTGGATGGTCGCCGGTCGGTCGCTGCTTCGTTCTCGCTATAATAACAAGAACACCAATAATAAAAGAAAGACAGGAGGGAAGAAACCCGAGGGGCGAGGGCGGCGTCGGCGGCAGCCGCCGGCCAAGAGGTTCCCCCTCCGGCGGCTCCTTCCGACCAGGCCGCCTCCCGCAGGAAACCGACGGCAGCCGCTCCCACCCGTCCCCGGAGCCCAGTGTCTTCCAGCGCCTCCTGGCATCGGCCGCGCCGTCGAGCTTCCCCCGCAGCCGTGGACCGGGCCGCCGAGCGGCAAGGCAAAGCCGgcgcacgcaccccccccccgtcccccgtcccccccaTGCAGGCCTGATCTCCGCGCCCGGACGGGCGGACGGACGGCGGCGGCCGGCTCCGATgtaaggcggcggcggcgcggaaAGTTGGCGGGGGGGCGGGCGTGGGCGGCCGCCCGAGGGCCGGAGCGGGCCTTGGCCGGCCGGCCGCGGCGTTGGATCCGTCGGCGTACTGCGAGAGCCCGGTGTACAGCCCGGACGTGTGCCCCAACATGATCGCGGCGCAGGCCAAGCTGGTGTACCAGCTGAACAAGTACTACACGGAGCGGTGCCAGGCGCGCAAGGCGGCCATCGCCAAGACCATCCGCGAGGTGTGCAAGGTGGTGTCGGACGTGCTGAAGGAGGTGGAGGTGCAGGAGCCGCGCTTCATCAGCTCGCTGAGCGAGATCGACGCCCGCTACGAGGGCCTGGAGGTGGTCTCGCCCACCGAGTTCGAGGTGGTGCTCTACCTCAACCAGATGGGCGTCTTCAACTTCGTCGACGACGGCTCGCTGCCCGGCTGCGCCGTGCTGAAGCTGAGCGACGGCCGCAAGCGCAGCATGTCCCTCTGGGTGGAGTTCATCACCGCCTCGGGCTACCTGTCGGCGCGCAAGATCCGCTCCCGCTTCCAGACGCTGGTGGCGCAGGCGGTGGACAAGTGCAGCTACCGCGACGTGGTCAAGATGATCGCCGACACCAGCGAGGTGCGGCTGCGCATCCGCGAGCGCTACGTGGTGCAGATCACGCCCGCCTTCAAGTGCACCGGCATCTGGCCCCGCAGCGCGGCCCAGTGGCCCCTGCCCCACATCCCCTGGCCGGGGCCCAACCGCGTGGCCGAGGTCAAGGCCGAGGGCTTCAACCTCCTCTCCAAGGAGTGCTACTCGCTCACCGGCAAGCAGAGCTCGGCCGAGAGCGACGCCTGGGTGCTGCAGTTCGGCGAGGCCGAGAACCGCCTGCTCATGGGCGGCTGCCGCAACAAGTGCCTCTCCGTGCTCAAGACCCTGCGCGACCGCCACCTCGAGCTGCCCGGCCAGCCGCTCAACAACTACCACATGAAGACGCTGCTCCTCTACGAGTGCGAGAAGCACCCCCGCGAGACCGACTGGGACGAGGCCTGCCTGGGCGACCGCCTCAACGGCATCCTGCTGCAGCTCATCTCCTGCCTGCAGTGCCGGCGCTGCCCCCACTACTTCCTCCCCAACCTCGACCTCTTCCAGGGAAAGCCCCACTCCGCCCTGGAGAGCGCCGCCAAGCAGACCTGGCGCCTGGCCAGGGAGATCCTCACCAACCCCAAGAGCCTCGACAAGCTATAGGGGCGCCCCCAGCCTCCCGGGACCGAGGACTCCTATTTAAAGGCGCCCCGAAGGaaggaagccccccaccccccaccccccggcctccCATCTTTcttaccaaacacacacacaggccatttatgcaatgggaggttttgccttgggtttgccgctctccgtCGTCCTCGTCCCcttccaaattcttaaaacttggcatgggggcttactgttgaattttgagaatttggatggggggggggggaatgtgcatctagagagcggccaatccaaggcaaaatctccagtgcataaatggccacactgAACAACAGACACGCACACAAAAGAGAGCCACCGGACTTTGTGACGGCCAGAACCGACCCCCGAGGTACCTCTCTCATTTCTTGCCAAGAGTAAGTGTCTTGTCATTTGTTTTCTCTCGCTCTTCCTTCGTTTTGCCTGAATGTTGTCACCAAGTGAAAACAAAGATTATTTAAACTCTGTGTACAagtttctctgtttttttttcttttaaggaggaaaaaaaacgaACCACACGAAGTTTGCTGGTGTTAAATGTATTTCAGTGCCAAGGTCAGATTAtctgccctctcccccccccccacccatactGACTTGTTGAAAAAAAAAACGGTAATAAAAATGACCAACTTTACGCTGCCTTCGTGTGGGTTTATTCCAACGCTCGGGCAATTAAGAAAGTCTGGAGCCACTTCTCCAAAAACGGGGCATGGGAAGGAAAAGAAGTGGTAAATCGTTTGCTTTCAAATGCAGCACATTCTGAAAGCTGCCGCCTATTAAACAGATAACGCAATTAGGGGGGGAGTAAAATTTGggtgcttaaaaaaaacactcgCCAAGGTAGATTTGGGGGCATATTATCAGTTGACCTAGATTTTGATTCATTTGGGGAGGAGGGATAATGGTCCCTGTAACGTTTGGCCTTTTGATGCCTGTGGAGCTCCCGTTTATTAAAGCCTGGGTACCATACTCAAGTCCAGTTTGACTTTGAATTTCAAGGCCAGATGGATTTCCTCTGAATAATTAATACGCTGCAAACCCTACGAgccaattttttttctcccctgctCTGACTTTTCAGTATATCCGCTGAGTTCAACGGGGGTTTTGAGCAGCAGCAAGAGACATCCGGGCAAGATTCAAAGGCAACTTTATGCTTGTGGTTTGTTCAGGTCGGCAATTACTACTTTGCATATTTAAGTTACTTGTGTTTGTAAAGGAATTATTTTAGGCTTTCTCTGCTCACATAAGGTTACATATTGTTTCTTCAGATTTTAGTTTTAAATTAACAGGCACAAACAGATTATTAACGGGGGAGATTTTTAGCAGGAAACATTTCCACTCATTTCTGTATTAACCTaaagcccaatcctatgcatatttattcagaaaGGAGTCCTGACTTGCTCCCAGGAAAATATGCCTACGATTACAGTCTCAGTATATAGTAGCACgtttttgtttgggttttgtcCACAAActattttcattttaattaagatcaacttgcattttaaaaaaatgtgtgtgcaaaACTTGGGAAGGTTTACAATTAAGGAGAAACAAAAGTagcttaaacaacaacaaaaagcaaggTTATTGTCATGTGCTATCAAATATTAAACATATTTTCTAAATGTGCTAATTTATAAAGGATCTCCATGCGTGACCCTGTGTATGGACCAGAAATGTCTGGGACATCTGAAAATGGCCCCAAATGAACCTagaatttctccccctccccagtctgaCTGGAAGAATAAGCCTGAGCCTATAGGACTGCAGCTTCCTTGTAAAAAACAGGCTCAAAGTAGGAATATAAACTCTGATGTTATCAGCAAACAGTGCTATGCCCAATACAGGTTTTACTTCAAAATCCTGTCACAATGTTTTCTTTCCCAGGAGTTtagaaaaacacacagagaagttGAATCTATCAACCCAACAAAGCCACATTAATTAAACAGGCATCTAAGAAAATGTAGGATTGGTACTGAAAGATCTTGAtagccaagctccaggtaccCACATCCCTATATggaaaaagagagggaaaggaacATGGGGAAATGCCAACTTTTTCAAGAAAACTCTAAATATTTTCAGTAGATAACTTCATAACTAGGACACTAGCAGGTTTAGGATTTAGCAGATTTTCACAGGGGGGAATCAAAGGTCtggaaagtctctctctctctctctctctctctctctctctctctctctctttctctttaaaaaaaccaatttgCAGATTAAATGGACAGGGCTGGATACCTTTCCATTTATCATCTCTCTGctataaaggtagaaaaaagccaatgaaaacatttttaaactgtGAGAGAGGTTAATTCGATCTAATGAGGGGAGAACAAGTATTGGGGGTCGTTATTCATTAGTGCGATACACAGAGATAAACAGACATTTTAATGCTTTCATGAAAATCAGCTGCAGCGTCTAATCTAAAACACCGAAAGTGTTCTGatcactgaattttttaaaacttaaaatcaATTTGCGCCAAATTTCATATGCACAGAAAATTAGTCGCCACGTTTTAAAATCTATTACTTTCCATAAAAATGCTTGTAAACTTGATGTATTTCAAATAATCCCATGGTTGTAATTAACTTGTATTATACTGCAGGCTTTAAACGAGTGTAGTGTTAAGTACTGGTTAGATCTGTACCTCACATCTCCTATGAAATCCCTTTCTTAGAGACACTAACTATTAGGATGATTTATTCAGGCAGAACAACACTGAGTAGTGAAACATCCTCCTTTAACACCATAGGTACACACAACAGGTCTTGCAGCTTCCTTTCTCCCTCAAGAAGAAAGCACTGTATCTTATAAATGATTCCTTATTGTGAAATTTGGAAAGAGACATGTCTTTGAGCCAAAAATGCTCTGAAACGCACTCTGGCAACCACTGTAGCAATTACATTGCactgccagaaaaacaacaacatttgaaCGCATACAGTTTCTGCATTTAAAGATGTGTATTATGTACCCTCAAAAGTATTGAGTAACTGAAAGACAACACAAATTAAGTTTTGCCCATAACAAGCCTATTTTAGAAATCCAGCAAATCTAAGGAATTTTCTGCATCAGCATATACAGAGGCCTGGTCAATCTGCTATACACATGCCACAAAGAAGTAGAACAGTACAGCGCCTTCTTTTAGCAGTAcgtacagaaataaaataaaatggctgaGAACAGATTTTGGAAGTCAGCCTTGCTGTTAGTTACATCTGTTAGAAACTCAACTTGCTGTTAGTTACATCTTGATCTAAAATGTCTTTATTTAAGGCATTTCCCCCAAGGTATCTATCTGCCTTACAAAGCAATTACCACTGGAAATAGGGTGAAATATTTCTTTATACTTCACATGGGTACGATGAAAGCACAACAACTTACAAACATGAGAAAACGTGAATTCAAGGGAGTACAACAACAACCTTTAAGGGAGTAAATGAAACATTAAAGGCCGCTTATAATTTGTCACCAGTCTTATTCCATGGGGTCGCTGAGTCTCTTACCTTGGGGTCGATTTTCTTAAAACCGGGGTCTTCTTCATCTACCTCAAAATACAGTTCAGAGGAGGTGATGGACAGCGTGCCCTTCAGAGCTATACAGGGGGCCACAAGCTGAGCGGATGTAGAAAGACTAACAGGACCTACCGAAGAGAAACACAACATGCTCCAGCACTACACTTACAATGCGCTCAACAGCAAACTCAAAAGGCTGCAAACATATATTAAGTGTATGTTACATCGTGTCTTATCTACCTAAAACTAATCCAAAACACCCCTCTAAAAAAATaacagttaaaaaaattaaagcggTCCCAAAAGGTACACATGCAATGAATTTGCTGCATTTCTGTATTGCCAAATATTTTAGTAACAGCTGCAACCAATGCAAATGATTATGTATGCCATATAGGTGGCAGTTAGATCATCTAGCTTTATTCCTCCAGAAATTTAAAATGCTTGAGAGCTCAATACCTTATGTTTTTAacaataatacaaaaaaaaaagttatgtggGAAATATTAGTTTCACATGTGCATGTTGAAATTTTGGAGGAGCCGCAATCCAATTCGACCCAGATTTCCTTCTTTGCATATTTAGAAAACTATTTTATGGATACTGCCTTTTTATAGGCAGGGTTGGCTCTATTAGCCAGTGCTAGGGACTGTAAGCATAATATTTGAAAAGTGGGTTCCATTCCCCAGTTAAATATTCTTCAAGGAATCCACACAGTGTTAGTGCAGCTCAGGGGCTATGGGAGTAAACAGCTGGAGCATTGGTTTCCAACTGAATGAATTTTTATTGGAATAATCACATCTCCACAGGGCTTATCACAGAGAGAGATCAGTGAACTACTCAAAACAATAGGCTGGGCATAGATCTAACAATATGCAGACGTTTGTATAAAGCGACATCCAGAGAAGGAAAAGTGGGTTATGTTTACCATCCCACTGATCAAGAAGGGACCCAAAGATCAACAAAGAGTGTATTTATCAGCTGTCgtcctttgtttaaaaaatactACAAAATGCACGTCTGACACATACCGTTTTGCATTAATAAAGTACATATAAATGAGGTGCACACGCTTAGGTAATCAATGGGTGAATAACTGCCAAAAAATTCAGATGAATTGTCATTTCTGTCAATTGTTAGGAGGTGTGATGGTCTTTAATCTTGCATCAATCTCAATGTGTGCCAGCAGGACAATAGCAGAGATGCTCGGCTGAGATCAGAGCAGCTTTGCCCCCTATTCCCAGTGTACAAATACATTGTGTTTGCAGATGGGCATCCGATAGCTGCACTACTGCCGTGATTTCCCAAAGCTCATTCCCACAAATGGATGAAATAAGCAGCTATGTGTTCTTTTGCTGTCTCCCTTTGCCCTCTGTACATTAGCATGTAATCCAGGGAAGAAATAACATTTTTTCAATCACTTTCAGACATTCAATTATAGGGCAGGCAGACAGCTGCAGAAGCCAGGGCAGCTCAGGTCCCACCGAAGACCCCTGACAATTTCAACTTCATTTCTAACCCACACTTACTTGATTAGCAAGGATTACTTCTTAATCCTATTGCCATTGTCAAGATTATATAATTAAACTCCACTTTCACCTCTATTATAGTATGAATGTATTAGCAGGAGCAACAAATGTAGAATGCGGAGGGCAAGGAAATGGGGTTGGAGGATCTTGCAGGGCCCTTGAAGAACAGCTTCAGTTATAGCTGAAATAACTGAGGTTGCTTTTTCTGGACTGCTGAGTTGCCCTGACATCACGTTATATTTTGCCATGTTTGATTTTATCATTAGATGTCAATGTGATGATGCAACAGATAATGAACAACCCATAAAGCAAGGCTTTGGATTTCTTTGCACAGATGACAATAAACCCCCTGCAACCACTCCTGCCTCCCAACAGAATTTAAATGAGGGCATGATTTCATTGTCTTCCCAAGTGATAATGGGATTTATCTGGAcattgcacttaaaaaaaaatagagcaaTAGCAGTGATGGCCCACAGAATAGGAGGCGTGTACATAAAACATTCTAATTAAAAGAGGTTGCATGTCTTCTATTTTTATTACAAACTGAGCCAATCTGCTACAGTAAAAATAACCtattttccagggttgtttttttttgggggggggggctatgaagCGATGGACAGCTATAGAATTAGCTGGTGGATCCAAGAATATAAAAGCCCTTTTACAGAATAAATTCCTTCATAATCCAGAGGGCTTGTGATTGAATTAGCATTTCACCCCCAACAAATTTGTAAAAAGCCTTTATGATTAATTTAGCCAGACTGCCTTCCTGTCCCAATCTACCGGAATACTAGAACCAGTAATACAGAAAAGGAGCTATTTTTCCTGCAAAAGTACATATGAAAGCCAGAACTGCAGGAAAATTAAATATGCATCTCATGTGTTTCAAATGTTAaagcagtgttgttgtttttaataattgAAACCCACATATGAGTTGAAGCTCATTTCCCAGGGTGAGTAAATGATCTTTCATTAACACAATGACAGGAAAGCACAATCCCCTGCTCTTTTCCCCggagcagtaaaaggggagctTAGCCAGTGGGGAAACCAGGAGGACCCATCCGGAGGAGGTAATAGACAGTTGAAGTTACCGGCTACATTCTCCAGCTCCTTCTCCTCGATGGATGACAAGGTATCATCGTCGCCTTCCAGGAGAATCTCGCTCTCCGAATTCTGATTTCCTAAAGCCTGACTCTTGATGGACTGTTTTCCTTTAACAAGTACATCTTCATCTGGAGCTGAAATGAAAAGAGAAACGCGGCTGTCCATCAACTCTCCAAGGCAACAGTTACAGGGGGGTGGGGCAGCGGGGAAATAACCttgcttttacacacacacacacacacacacacggagtcgaaggctggagatcagcagctCTGTtgggcagggccggtgctaccattaggcgaactaggcagtcgcctagggtgcagacctcagaggggcacagaactggcctgagcaGCAAGGTTTTCAaccgattagtttcttgaaaaaaatgcaacaattgtcagttgcattttttcaagaaactaatcggtTGAAAACCTTGCcgctcaggccagttctgtgcccctctgaggtctgcgccagatagctagatagctagcTAGATAGTCAATTGCATTTTttcaagatatatatatatatatatatatataaagataagtaccacaacagtgctatggaatataattataatgtcttataaaacagttttgtgcttttatttttctacatctgtttttgaaaactgttTAACAATGGGGGGgtgcacaagtagttagccttgcctagggcgcaaaaaagactggcaccggccctgctgcTGGGAATCGGTCCGCCGGCAAGCGCGCCGCCCCACAGAAAGAAGCCCAGGTCCAGTAGCGAGTGGCGGGCAGAGCTCGTGTTAATCCCAGCAAGCCGGCCCGGGGCGTTTGCCTGCCCAGCAACGATCGAGCAGACAATTTTTACCCCACTCAGCCTTTTCGATCTTTTTTACAGGAAGACATCACCCACCGACCCACCCGCTCCACCACCACCGTGCAGACTGGGGTTCTGCCCGGCGCCCCCTCCGTCTGGGGACTCAGGAGCGCAAACCCACCTGAGGCGTCGGGTTCAGATTCAAACCACTCCGGCTGCTTTTCATTGCGGGGGACCCTTTCCGATCTCAACGGATCGCCAGAACAGCAGCGCCGGGCTTGTTATCCCTGGCACAGggcattgatgcacgggaggttttgccttggctctGCCGCTCTCGAGAGGCACACTtctccccgtccagattctcacaACTCAAAACTAA carries:
- the MAB21L2 gene encoding protein mab-21-like 2, giving the protein MIAAQAKLVYQLNKYYTERCQARKAAIAKTIREVCKVVSDVLKEVEVQEPRFISSLSEIDARYEGLEVVSPTEFEVVLYLNQMGVFNFVDDGSLPGCAVLKLSDGRKRSMSLWVEFITASGYLSARKIRSRFQTLVAQAVDKCSYRDVVKMIADTSEVRLRIRERYVVQITPAFKCTGIWPRSAAQWPLPHIPWPGPNRVAEVKAEGFNLLSKECYSLTGKQSSAESDAWVLQFGEAENRLLMGGCRNKCLSVLKTLRDRHLELPGQPLNNYHMKTLLLYECEKHPRETDWDEACLGDRLNGILLQLISCLQCRRCPHYFLPNLDLFQGKPHSALESAAKQTWRLAREILTNPKSLDKL